One Drechmeria coniospora strain ARSEF 6962 chromosome 01, whole genome shotgun sequence genomic region harbors:
- a CDS encoding transmembrane protein, giving the protein MSAGCRHPFTASPPPSCSPLHLRTFAPALDEPRSPPSPTKQQLRAQLELLQNHDTSASSAATAAAAGAPDSSAAASRSPLSRPANGYEDLAAASHDAARALAAKSEAEAHIHPDLRGLSSQRAPTPSMLTMAAPAGHSAGATAGPAPVAPIAVAPQPLSPDQDSAEGRKAKRELSQSKRAAQNRAAQRAFRQRKEGYIKKLELQVREYGEMEQTFKLTQSENYVLREYVVHLQSRLLDVQGEYPPPPPNINLAQPQPAAAQPSAGATPEQATSQPSAEAPLEAVAQAVAGLAAQEQLENERKLAYANSRADEDMRSAEEINRQLESAADGLPRV; this is encoded by the exons ATGTCCGCCGGCTGCCGCCACCCCTTCaccgcttcgccgccgccctcttGCTCTCCTTTGCACCTTCGCACCTTCGCGCCCGCTCTCGACGAAccccgctcgccgccgtcgcccactA AGCAGCAACTGCGTGCGCAGCTCGAGCTCTTGCAAAACCACGACacctccgcctcgtccgccgcgaccgccgccgccgccggcgcaccCGACTCGAGTGCTGCCGCCTCTCGATCTCCCTTGTCGCGTCCAGCGAATGGATACgaggacctcgccgccgcttcaCACGACGCCGCTCGCGCCCTAGCTGCCAAGTCCGAAGCCGAGGCGCACATCCACCCCGACCTCCGAGGTCTCTCGAGCCAACGCGCACCGACCCCGAGCATGTTAACCATGGCCGCCCCCGCAGGACACAGCGCCGGTGCGACGGCAGGGCCAGCGCCGGTGGCacccatcgccgtcgcccctcAGCCCTTGTCCCCGGACCAAGACTCTGCCGAGGGCCGCAAGGCGAAGCGGGAGCTGTCCCAGTCGAAGCGCGCCGCCCAGAACAGAGCAGCACAG CGCGCCTTCCGTCAACGTAAGGAGGGCTACATCAAGAAGCTCGAGCTCCAGGTGCGCGAGTATGGCGAGATGGAGCAGACCTTCAAGCTCACACAGTCGGAAAACTACGTCCTCCGCGAGTACGTCGTTCATCTGCAGTCACGATTGCTCGACGTCCAGGGCGAGTaccccccgcccccgcccaACATCAACCTGGCGCAACCGCAACCCGCGGCCGCCCAGCCTTCGGCCGGCGCAACCCCGGAACAGGCCACCTCCCAGCCCTCCGCCGAGGCccccctcgaggccgtcgcccaggccgtcgccggacTTGCCGCCCAGGAACAGCTGGAGAATGAGAGGAAGCTGGCCTATGCCAACAgccgagccgacgaggacatgCGGTCGGCCGAAGAGATCAACAGGCAGCTCgagtcggcggccgacgggctCCCGCGGGTGTAG
- a CDS encoding Actin-related protein, ARP5 class, giving the protein MAPAAVNNQASAPPEGRTYPDAKVFPVKETRFEKYLPPQENGRQRALDEPGGAVIVIDNGSSTVRAGWSFDSKPRLSMPPIMSKYRDRKLGKTFSFAGNDCYADTTAKGHIRNAFEAGTGIVSNWDVMEHVFDYIFLKLGLNDASGSIDFPVVMTEAVANLPYSRKSMTEILFECYGAPSLAYGIDSLFSYRHNEGSTGLVVSSSYTSTHVIPVSNSKAMLSQAIRLNWGGYHGAEYLLKLIRLKYPAFTGKMNVSQAENMIRDHFYVSKDYDNEIRTYLDWTGLEDRDVVIQYPYTEEIIVQKTEEELARIAERKKESGRRLQEQAAKMRLEKLMKKEQDLEYYKQLQGRLVDETKKEIRRQLDSHDFKDEAQLEKVVKELEKSIKKARIKDLGGDPEEEQEEPDFSLLEVPDDQLDEAQLKQKRQQRLVKSNHEARARAKTEKEAEKARILAEEEQDRHRRENDLDSWLQDKRQARLETLAKIKERDRLKADLGNRKSLASQIRMKSIANLASDTPTKKRRRGGDDDTFGANDDDWGVYRQITVGENSDDEQEEEDLAATVKQLEQDLLQYDAEFDYEQTQEAQSDWSKSLLHAFARGPRPFDGTQAELSQVHLNVERIRVPEVVFRPSIAGLDQAGIIEIAGDILNHRLAGFGVGDDHLFLRDVFLTGGNSLFCNFDERVRHGLRALLPADAPLAVRRAQDACLDAWKGAAGWASSPAWKQATISRDEYLERGPEYIKEHDMGNSYA; this is encoded by the exons ATGGCGCCCGCGGCCGTCAACAATCAGGCCTCTGCGCCGCCGGAGGGGAGGACGTACCCGGACGCCAAAGTGTTCCCCGTCAAGGAAACCCGATTCGAGAAATACCTCCCCCCGCAGGAGAATGGCCGCCAGCGAGCGCTCGACGAACCCGGCGGCGCagtcatcgtcatcgacaaCG GCTCCTCCACCGTCCGCGCCGGGTGGTCGTTCGATTCCAAGCCGCGCCTCAGCATGCCCCCCATCATGTCCAAGTACCGCGACCGAAAGCTCGGCAAGACCTTTTCCTTTGCCGGCAACGACTGCTACGCCGACACGACCGCCAAGGGCCACATTCGAAACgccttcgaggccggcacGGGCATCGTCAGCAACTGGGACGTCATGGAACACGTCTTCGACTACATCTTCCTCAAGCTCGGCTTGAACGATGCTTCGGGCTCCATCGATTTCCCCGTCGTCATGACCGAAGCTGTCGCAAACCTGCCGTACTCGAGGAAAT CCATGACTGAGATCCTGTTCGAATGCTACGGCGCGCCCTCCCTCGCGTACGGCATCGATTCGCTGTTCTCGTACCGCCACAACGAGGGCAGCacgggcctcgtcgtctcgtcctcctACACCTCCACCCACGTGATACCAGTCAGCAACTCGAAAGCGATGCTCTCCCAGGCCATCAGGCTAAACTGGGGCGGCTACCACGGCGCCGAGTACCTCCTGAAACTCATCCGGCTCAAGTACCCTGCCTTCACCGGCAAGATGAACGTGTCCCAGGCCGAGAACATGATCCGCGATCACTTCTACGTCTCCAAGGATTACGACAACGAGATCCGCACCTACCTCGACTGGACCGGTCTCGAGGATCGAGACGTCGTCATCCAGTATCCCTATACCGAAGAAATCATCGTCCagaagacggaggaggagcttgCTCGCATCGCCGAGCGCAAAAAGGAGAGCGGCCGAAGGCTCCAGGAGCAGGCAGCCAAGATGAGGCTGGAAAAGCTCATGAAGAAGGAGCAAGACCTCGAGTACTACAAGCAACTGCAgggccggctcgtcgacgagaccaaGAAGGAGATTCGACGGCAGCTCGACAGCCACGACTTCAAGGACGAGGCCCAGCTCGAAAAGGTCGTCAAGGAGCTTGAAAAATCGATCAAGAAGGCCCGGATCAAGGATCTGGGCGGCGAcccggaggaggagcaggaggagccCGACTTCAGCCTCTTGGAGGTGCCCGACgaccagctcgacgaggcgcagcTGAAGCAGAAGCGCCAGCAACGGTTGGTCAAGTCCAACCACGAGGCTCGAGCGCGCGCCAAGACCGAGAAGGAGGCCGAAAAGGCACGCATtttggccgaggaggagcaggacaGGCACCGGCGCGAGAACGACCTGGACTCCTGGCTGCAGGACAAGCGCCAGGCCCGGCTCGAGACGCTCGCCAAGATCAAGGAGCGCGACCGTCTCAAGGCTGACCTGGGCAACCGCAAGTCGCTCGCGTCCCAGATACGCATGAAGAGCATCGCCAATCTCGCCTCGGACACGCCGACGAAGAaacggcggcgcggcggcgacgacgacacctttggcgccaacgacgacgactgggGCGTCTACAGGCAGATCACCGTGGGCGAgaacagcgacgacgagcaggaggaggaagacctcgcggcgacggtcaagcagctcgagcaggaCCTCCTCCAGTACGACGCAGAGTTCGACTACGAGCAGACGCAGGAGGCGCAGTCGGACTGGTCCAAGTCCCTCCTCCACGCCTTCGCCCGCGGGCCGCGTCCTTTCGACGGCACCCAGGCCGAGCTCAGCCAGGTGCACCTCAACGTCGAGCGGATCCGCGTGCCCGAGGTCGTCTTCCGGCCGTCCATCGCCGGTCTCGACCaggccggcatcatcgaAATCGCCGGCGACATCCTCAACCACCGGCTCGCAGGtttcggcgtcggcgacgaccacCTCTTCCTCCGCGACGTCTTCCTCACGGGCGGCAACAGCCTGTTCTGCAACTTTGACGAGCGCGTCCGCCACGGGCTCCGCGCCctgctgccggccgacgcgccGCTTGCCGTCCGCCGCGCCCAGGATGCCTGCCTCGACGCCTGGAAGGGCGCCGCCGGATGGGCCAGCTCGCCCGCCTGGAAGCAGGCCACCATCTCGAGGGACGAGTACCTGGAGAGGGGGCCCGAATACATCAAG GAACACGACATGGGCAATTCATATGCGTAA